The following are encoded in a window of Pseudomonas sp. JQ170C genomic DNA:
- a CDS encoding glycosyltransferase family 2 protein, with protein MHKPCAVIPVYNHERAVPAVVAELLAAGLPCVLVDDASSPACAAVLQQLAEHERVHLVSLALNQGKGGAVMAGLREAARLGFTHALQVDADGQHDLTDVRRFLEQSEAHPQALICGYPQFDASVPKGRLYARYLTHVWVWINTLSLQIRDSMCGFRVYPLAPALALINAVKLGTRMDFDTEILVRLAWRNQPMRWLPTRVHYPADGLSHFRLVHDNALISRMHAKLFFGMLLRAPVILWQRWQA; from the coding sequence GTGCATAAGCCCTGCGCGGTGATCCCGGTGTACAACCATGAACGCGCCGTGCCGGCCGTGGTCGCCGAACTGCTGGCGGCAGGTTTGCCCTGCGTGCTGGTGGACGACGCCAGCAGCCCGGCCTGCGCGGCAGTGTTGCAGCAACTGGCCGAACACGAGCGGGTCCATCTGGTGTCACTGGCGCTCAACCAGGGCAAGGGTGGCGCGGTCATGGCCGGCCTGCGTGAAGCCGCACGCCTGGGCTTTACCCATGCCCTGCAAGTAGATGCCGACGGCCAGCACGACCTGACCGATGTGCGCCGCTTTCTCGAACAGTCCGAGGCCCACCCGCAAGCGCTGATCTGCGGTTACCCACAGTTCGACGCCAGCGTGCCCAAGGGCCGCCTGTATGCCCGCTACCTCACCCATGTGTGGGTCTGGATCAACACCCTGTCGCTGCAGATCCGCGACTCGATGTGCGGCTTTCGCGTCTACCCCCTGGCGCCTGCCCTGGCCTTGATCAACGCGGTGAAGCTGGGCACGCGCATGGACTTCGACACGGAGATCCTGGTGCGCCTGGCCTGGCGCAACCAGCCCATGCGCTGGCTGCCGACCCGTGTGCATTACCCGGCCGACGGCCTGTCGCACTTTCGCCTGGTGCACGACAACGCACTGATTTCACGCATGCACGCCAAGCTGTTCTTCGGCATGCTGCTGCGCGCGCCGGTAATTCTCTGGCAGCGGTGGCAGGCATGA
- a CDS encoding AMP-binding protein: MIWLNLEQLLHPAPAPRPVTLDPALDHAELCDKALQLAAGLQRRGVRSVAIHLEDAADLAIALLGAWRAGVEVLLPADLQPQTRLRWQDAVDLWISEQDQALESLLEAPLAAADLDLDTCRLSLCTSGSSGEPKRIDKTLRQLANEVVALEHCWGAELGTACIIGSVAAQHIYGLLFRVLWPLCAGRPFLRRQLPFPEDLQRASRQHPTFAWVASPALLKRMGDNLDWPALSQVRRVFSSGGELPAEAARALQQRLGQWPTEILGSSETGGIAWRQGDSLWQPFAGVRLSQNAEGALRIASPYLPAGHIEQSADAVEFSADGRFRLLGRLDRIVKLEEKRISLPMLEQALLDHPWVEDTRLAVVQESRASLGALLVLSAAGLHALRNQGRRAITDGLRAHLSQHCEALALPRRWRLLRQLPFNSQGKLPQADVEALLHAPRATGPEVISQTLQGHELHLQLAVPADLAYFSGHFPQTPVLPGVVQVDWAIELGQALLDCPRRFVGMEVIKFQRVVRPGDLLALHLRFDRERGKLYFTFSNAAETCSSGRIVLEAIGA; this comes from the coding sequence ATGATCTGGTTGAACCTTGAGCAGCTCCTGCACCCGGCCCCTGCGCCGCGTCCGGTCACCCTGGACCCGGCGCTGGACCATGCCGAGCTCTGCGACAAAGCCCTGCAACTGGCCGCAGGCCTGCAGCGACGTGGCGTGCGCAGCGTTGCCATACACCTGGAAGATGCCGCCGACCTGGCCATCGCACTGCTGGGCGCCTGGCGCGCCGGTGTAGAGGTGCTCCTGCCCGCCGACCTGCAACCCCAGACCCGCCTGCGCTGGCAAGACGCTGTCGATCTGTGGATCAGCGAACAGGACCAGGCGCTTGAATCACTGCTCGAAGCCCCCCTGGCCGCTGCCGACCTCGATCTCGATACCTGCCGCCTGAGCCTGTGTACCTCCGGCTCCAGTGGCGAACCCAAGCGCATCGACAAGACCCTGCGCCAGCTGGCCAACGAAGTGGTGGCGCTGGAGCACTGCTGGGGCGCCGAACTGGGTACGGCCTGCATCATCGGCAGTGTCGCCGCCCAGCACATCTACGGCTTGCTGTTTCGCGTGCTCTGGCCGCTGTGCGCCGGCCGGCCGTTCCTGCGTCGCCAATTGCCCTTCCCCGAAGACCTGCAGCGCGCCAGCCGCCAGCACCCGACCTTCGCCTGGGTCGCCAGCCCCGCCCTGCTCAAGCGCATGGGCGACAACCTCGACTGGCCTGCCCTGAGCCAGGTGCGCCGGGTGTTCTCCTCCGGGGGCGAGTTGCCCGCCGAGGCTGCGCGCGCCTTGCAGCAACGCCTGGGACAATGGCCCACCGAGATTCTCGGCAGCTCCGAGACCGGCGGCATCGCCTGGCGTCAGGGCGACAGCCTGTGGCAGCCGTTCGCCGGTGTGCGCCTGAGCCAGAATGCCGAAGGCGCCCTGCGCATCGCCTCGCCCTACCTGCCCGCAGGGCATATCGAGCAAAGCGCCGATGCCGTCGAGTTTTCCGCCGATGGTCGCTTTCGCCTGCTCGGGCGCCTGGACCGCATCGTCAAGCTGGAAGAAAAGCGCATCTCGTTGCCGATGCTGGAACAAGCCCTGCTCGACCACCCCTGGGTCGAAGACACGCGGCTGGCCGTGGTCCAGGAAAGCCGCGCCTCGCTGGGCGCCTTGCTGGTACTCAGCGCCGCCGGGCTGCATGCCCTGCGCAACCAGGGCCGACGCGCCATCACCGACGGCTTGCGCGCGCACCTGAGCCAGCACTGCGAAGCCCTGGCCCTGCCGCGACGCTGGCGCCTGCTGCGCCAGCTGCCGTTCAACAGCCAGGGCAAACTGCCCCAGGCTGACGTCGAAGCACTGCTGCACGCACCGCGCGCTACCGGCCCCGAGGTGATCAGCCAGACGCTGCAAGGCCACGAACTGCACCTGCAACTTGCCGTGCCGGCCGACCTGGCCTACTTCAGCGGTCACTTTCCGCAGACGCCGGTGCTGCCCGGGGTGGTGCAGGTCGATTGGGCCATCGAGCTGGGCCAGGCCCTGCTGGACTGCCCCCGGCGCTTTGTCGGCATGGAAGTGATCAAGTTCCAGCGCGTGGTGCGCCCGGGTGACCTGCTGGCGCTGCACCTGCGCTTCGACCGCGAGCGCGGCAAGCTCTACTTCACCTTCAGCAACGCCGCTGAAACCTGCTCCAGCGGCCGTATCGTGCTGGAGGCCATCGGTGCATAA
- a CDS encoding acyl carrier protein, with the protein MQTREDIFTTLRDALVELFELEPERISLDSNLYKDLEIDSIDAVDLLDHIKRQTGKKITAEDFKAVRTVNDVVEAVYRLVSPAA; encoded by the coding sequence ATGCAAACCCGCGAAGACATCTTCACTACCCTGCGCGATGCGCTGGTCGAATTGTTCGAACTGGAACCCGAGCGCATCAGCCTGGACTCGAACCTGTACAAGGACCTGGAAATCGACAGCATCGACGCGGTCGACCTGCTCGATCACATCAAGCGCCAGACCGGCAAGAAAATCACCGCCGAGGACTTCAAGGCCGTGCGCACCGTCAATGACGTGGTCGAGGCGGTGTACCGCCTGGTCAGCCCGGCGGCATGA
- a CDS encoding LpxL/LpxP family acyltransferase: protein MSRSEQHWAEQQERGSFWLMKLTALGTRLLGRRLLSPILYGVVLYFFLFGRQARRSAWQYQQRLAEWSNRPDLLPSHRRVFGQFMAFADALLDKLDVWNGKLSLEQIEIIDPAQLRQQLRGERGQMLVGAHLGNLEVCRALAELGEQVTMNVLVHTKHAERFNRLLGEAGATHLRLIQVSELDPAIMLQLSERLERGEWLAIAGDRVPLHGARTVEVDFLGHPAAFPQGPWLLAGLLKCPLNLLFCLKQQGRYQVMLEPFASTIEWRRGQRDPVIAEWAGRYADRLGHYCLQAPQQWFNFYPFWKTDDDARA, encoded by the coding sequence ATGAGCCGCAGCGAGCAGCACTGGGCCGAGCAACAGGAGCGGGGCAGTTTCTGGCTGATGAAACTGACCGCCCTGGGCACCCGGTTGCTTGGCCGGCGCCTGCTCAGCCCGATCCTCTACGGCGTGGTGCTGTACTTTTTCCTGTTCGGCCGACAAGCCCGGCGCAGTGCCTGGCAGTACCAGCAGCGCCTGGCCGAGTGGAGCAACCGCCCCGACTTGCTGCCCAGCCACAGGCGGGTGTTCGGCCAGTTCATGGCGTTTGCCGATGCCTTGCTCGACAAGCTAGACGTGTGGAACGGCAAGCTGAGCCTTGAGCAGATCGAAATCATCGACCCGGCCCAGCTGCGCCAGCAATTGCGCGGTGAGCGCGGGCAGATGCTGGTCGGTGCCCACCTGGGCAACCTTGAGGTGTGTCGCGCCCTGGCCGAGCTGGGCGAACAGGTGACCATGAATGTGCTGGTCCACACCAAACATGCCGAACGCTTCAATCGCCTGCTTGGCGAAGCCGGGGCCACGCACCTGCGCCTGATCCAGGTGAGCGAGCTGGACCCGGCGATCATGCTGCAACTGAGCGAGCGCCTGGAACGTGGCGAGTGGCTGGCGATTGCCGGTGATCGCGTGCCGCTGCACGGTGCGCGCACCGTCGAGGTAGACTTTCTCGGCCACCCGGCGGCGTTTCCCCAAGGCCCCTGGTTGTTGGCCGGGCTGCTCAAGTGCCCGCTCAACTTGCTGTTCTGCCTCAAGCAGCAAGGGCGCTATCAGGTGATGCTCGAACCCTTCGCCAGCACCATCGAGTGGCGCCGTGGCCAGCGCGACCCGGTGATCGCCGAGTGGGCCGGGCGCTATGCCGACCGCCTGGGGCATTACTGCCTGCAAGCGCCACAGCAATGGTTCAATTTCTACCCTTTCTGGAAGACCGATGACGATGCCCGTGCATGA